In Bradyrhizobium sp. CCBAU 051011, the following are encoded in one genomic region:
- a CDS encoding ABC transporter permease produces MGQQIVHRLLISFPALLGVLFLCFCLLQVVPADPAMIIAGPDAKAETIAAIRQELGLDRSIPVQFFEYILRVLRGDLGRSIISNRMVSEELAMTIGPTIELMLGGMLIAVPIGLALGTLAAVNRGRLTDRIIMACSVAGVSMPVFFIGLILIQFVGFKWALLPFTGRTGPVWDGGLPSLILPALTLGAVLIGPIARLTRTAVLEVLGADFVRTARAKGLRERVVIIHHALRNAMIPVVTLIGLQAAFLLGGAVVTETMFSWPGVGRLAVGAIVSSDFPTAQGAIMILAVAFLTINLIVDVLYVYLDPRVQRR; encoded by the coding sequence ATGGGACAACAGATTGTCCATCGTCTGCTGATTTCGTTCCCCGCCTTGCTCGGGGTTCTCTTCCTCTGCTTTTGCCTGTTGCAGGTCGTGCCCGCCGATCCCGCGATGATCATCGCGGGGCCTGACGCGAAGGCCGAGACCATCGCGGCGATCCGCCAGGAGCTCGGCCTCGACCGATCGATCCCGGTTCAATTCTTTGAATACATCCTGCGTGTGCTGCGCGGCGATCTCGGGCGCTCCATCATCTCCAACCGGATGGTGAGCGAGGAATTGGCGATGACGATCGGGCCCACGATCGAGCTGATGCTGGGCGGGATGCTGATCGCGGTGCCGATCGGGCTCGCGCTCGGGACGCTTGCGGCGGTCAACCGCGGCCGCCTCACCGATCGCATCATTATGGCTTGCTCGGTCGCGGGCGTGTCGATGCCGGTGTTCTTCATCGGCCTGATCCTGATCCAGTTCGTCGGATTCAAATGGGCGCTGTTGCCGTTCACCGGCCGCACCGGGCCAGTATGGGACGGCGGATTGCCGAGCCTGATCCTCCCCGCCCTGACACTCGGCGCGGTGCTGATCGGCCCGATCGCGCGGCTGACGCGCACCGCCGTGCTGGAAGTGCTCGGCGCCGATTTCGTCCGCACGGCGCGCGCCAAGGGATTGCGTGAGCGGGTGGTGATCATTCACCACGCACTGCGCAACGCCATGATCCCCGTCGTCACCCTGATCGGGCTGCAGGCGGCGTTCCTGCTTGGCGGCGCTGTCGTCACCGAAACCATGTTCTCGTGGCCCGGTGTCGGCCGGCTTGCGGTCGGCGCCATCGTCTCCAGCGATTTTCCGACCGCGCAGGGCGCGATCATGATCCTTGCAGTGGCCTTCCTCACCATCAACCTCATCGTGGACGTGCTTTACGTGTACCTAGATCCGAGGGTGCAGCGAAGATGA
- a CDS encoding LLM class flavin-dependent oxidoreductase, with amino-acid sequence MPARIIGMIGTQQEGVAVHLIKGQISRQWVIDFTRLHEQWNYDSVLVGYYASAAEGFAIALYAADHTERIKFLIAHRPGSVAPALAARQVATFDQLTQGRLALHIIAGTSDADQASEGDFLPKNDRYRRAGEYLEVMQKLWTSDGPIDHKGEFYRVEGGFSDIKPHQQPYPTLFFGGSSGGALEMGAKHCDVFAIFGEPLKETRERVQDFRRRAAVFGRQVGFNMSLRPIMADTEGAAWDKANALLADVERKTGAAPQPTNHSAERLLGYAARGDVHDERLWMGIARATGAPGNTSCLVGTPEQIAAAVLEYYRLGIHSFLLRGFENPHDTMAIGRDLIPLIKQGALAIDRQAEAAE; translated from the coding sequence ATGCCAGCAAGAATCATCGGAATGATCGGCACCCAGCAGGAGGGCGTCGCGGTTCACCTGATCAAGGGACAGATCTCGCGGCAATGGGTGATCGATTTCACCCGGCTGCATGAGCAGTGGAACTATGATTCCGTGCTGGTCGGATATTATGCCTCCGCCGCCGAAGGCTTTGCGATTGCGCTCTATGCGGCCGACCACACCGAGCGGATCAAGTTCCTGATCGCGCACCGGCCGGGCTCGGTGGCGCCGGCCCTCGCCGCGCGGCAGGTCGCGACCTTCGACCAGCTCACGCAGGGCCGGCTGGCGCTGCATATCATCGCCGGCACGAGCGACGCGGACCAGGCCAGCGAAGGCGACTTCCTGCCCAAGAACGACCGCTACCGCCGCGCCGGCGAATATCTCGAGGTGATGCAGAAGCTCTGGACCAGCGACGGCCCGATCGATCACAAGGGCGAGTTCTACCGCGTCGAGGGCGGTTTCTCCGACATCAAGCCTCATCAGCAGCCCTACCCCACCCTCTTCTTCGGCGGCTCTTCTGGGGGCGCGCTGGAGATGGGCGCAAAGCATTGCGACGTGTTCGCGATCTTCGGCGAGCCGCTGAAGGAGACGCGCGAGCGGGTGCAGGATTTCCGCCGGCGTGCCGCCGTCTTCGGGCGCCAGGTCGGCTTCAACATGTCGCTGCGGCCGATCATGGCGGATACCGAAGGCGCGGCATGGGACAAGGCCAATGCGCTGCTGGCGGATGTCGAGCGCAAGACCGGCGCCGCGCCGCAACCGACCAACCATTCCGCCGAACGCCTGCTCGGCTACGCCGCGCGAGGCGACGTACATGACGAGCGGCTGTGGATGGGAATTGCCCGCGCCACCGGTGCGCCGGGCAACACGTCATGCCTGGTCGGCACGCCCGAGCAGATTGCGGCGGCGGTGCTGGAGTATTACCGGCTCGGCATTCACTCCTTCCTGCTACGCGGTTTCGAAAATCCGCACGACACGATGGCGATCGGCCGTGACTTGATTCCGCTCATCAAGCAAGGTGCGCTGGCGATCGACCGGCAGGCCGAGGCGGCCGAATAG
- a CDS encoding nuclear transport factor 2 family protein → MRAIAEQSNDLEKLFARYHVGWTTRNPDLIASLHSDDTVFWVHDGSEPVNGREALRQHCIGLFAKYQFGLEEGRKLFGADHWIFEGSMTMDLLDPNGKPFPAKVEMVDVVTVNESGEVTRKDVYLNGSQKDAAFSRAGLDAGRGHQG, encoded by the coding sequence GTGAGAGCAATTGCCGAACAAAGCAACGATCTGGAAAAGCTGTTTGCCCGCTATCATGTCGGGTGGACGACGCGTAATCCAGATTTGATTGCATCGCTTCATTCCGATGACACCGTTTTCTGGGTGCACGACGGATCGGAGCCGGTGAACGGACGCGAAGCGCTCCGGCAACATTGCATTGGATTGTTTGCCAAGTATCAGTTCGGCCTTGAAGAGGGGCGAAAGCTGTTTGGCGCCGATCACTGGATCTTTGAGGGGTCCATGACCATGGATCTGTTGGATCCGAACGGCAAACCGTTTCCCGCCAAGGTCGAGATGGTCGATGTCGTCACCGTGAATGAAAGCGGTGAAGTGACCCGTAAGGACGTTTATCTGAACGGTTCCCAAAAGGACGCCGCTTTCAGTCGCGCCGGTCTCGACGCCGGCCGCGGACATCAAGGCTGA
- the puuE gene encoding allantoinase PuuE, which translates to MAAPVYPRDFRGYGRNPPDPKWPGNARVAVQFVVNFEEGGENNILDGDPASEAFLSDVLGAKPWPGQRHANIESMFEYGSRAGFWRLWRMFTERNLPATVFGVAKALQRNPDIVAAMKEAGWDIASHSLRWIEHKDMSETEERTEIAAAIRVHTEATGARPLGWYTGRSSINTLRLLMEAGGLLYLCDSYADDLPYWIKSRGSKPHLVIPYTLDANDMRFINAQGFGGGDEFFTYLKDSFDVLYAEGETAPKMMSVGLHCRVVGRPGRAAALMRFLDYIGKHERVWVPTRLEIAQHWHANLAHLADDAFDIG; encoded by the coding sequence ATGGCCGCGCCGGTCTACCCGCGCGACTTCCGCGGCTACGGGCGCAACCCGCCCGATCCGAAGTGGCCCGGCAATGCGCGGGTCGCCGTCCAGTTCGTGGTGAATTTCGAGGAGGGGGGCGAGAACAATATTCTCGATGGCGATCCTGCCTCGGAAGCGTTTCTGTCCGACGTACTGGGCGCGAAGCCCTGGCCCGGACAGCGCCACGCCAATATCGAATCGATGTTCGAATATGGTTCGCGCGCCGGCTTCTGGCGGCTGTGGCGGATGTTCACTGAGCGCAATCTGCCCGCCACCGTGTTCGGCGTCGCCAAGGCGCTGCAGCGAAATCCGGACATCGTCGCCGCCATGAAGGAGGCCGGCTGGGACATCGCCAGCCATAGCCTGCGATGGATCGAGCACAAGGACATGTCGGAAACCGAGGAGCGGACCGAGATCGCAGCTGCAATCCGCGTCCACACCGAGGCGACCGGCGCACGTCCGCTCGGCTGGTATACCGGCCGTTCCTCGATCAACACATTAAGGCTTCTGATGGAAGCCGGCGGTCTGCTGTATCTCTGCGACTCCTATGCCGACGACCTGCCATACTGGATCAAGTCGCGCGGCTCGAAGCCGCATCTGGTCATCCCCTATACGCTCGATGCCAATGACATGCGGTTTATCAACGCGCAGGGCTTTGGCGGCGGCGACGAATTCTTCACCTACCTCAAGGACAGCTTTGACGTTCTTTATGCGGAAGGCGAAACCGCGCCGAAGATGATGTCCGTCGGCCTGCATTGCCGGGTCGTCGGCCGCCCCGGCCGCGCCGCGGCGCTGATGCGGTTTCTCGACTATATCGGAAAGCACGAGCGGGTCTGGGTGCCGACGCGGCTGGAGATCGCGCAGCATTGGCACGCCAATCTGGCCCATCTCGCCGACGATGCTTTCGATATTGGATGA
- a CDS encoding ABC transporter permease, with the protein MSAEALDTGFARESESGVFARAGVLRRLARDRVAALAGLVLSAIVLAALFAPWVAPYDPYFTDLTKVMQSPDAKHWFGTDNTGRDIFSRVLYGTRNTLMLGLVGVIVGGFIGGVLGILAAYYRRLDGWIMRLVDVMLAFPAILIGLAVAAIFGAGLTAVVIALVVATVPDVARVARGAAIGVMGQEFMEAGRAVGVSDSELIWRYLTLNCISTIFVFLTLRFGQIILIGAALGFLGMGAQPPTAELGMMAAQGRDFLFMAPHIATIPSCAIFVIVLAANLLGDAFRDVLDPRLQT; encoded by the coding sequence ATGAGCGCCGAAGCCCTCGATACCGGCTTTGCCAGGGAGAGTGAAAGCGGCGTATTCGCCCGCGCCGGAGTGCTGCGCCGGCTGGCGCGCGACCGGGTCGCTGCGCTCGCCGGGCTGGTGCTTTCGGCCATCGTGCTGGCGGCGCTGTTCGCGCCGTGGGTCGCGCCCTACGATCCCTACTTCACCGACCTCACCAAGGTGATGCAGTCGCCCGACGCCAAGCACTGGTTCGGCACCGACAATACCGGCCGCGACATCTTCAGCCGCGTTCTCTACGGCACGCGCAACACGCTGATGCTCGGGCTGGTCGGCGTGATCGTCGGCGGTTTCATCGGCGGCGTGCTCGGCATCCTCGCTGCCTATTACCGGCGGCTGGACGGCTGGATCATGCGACTGGTCGACGTGATGCTCGCCTTCCCCGCGATCCTGATCGGGCTCGCGGTAGCCGCGATCTTTGGCGCCGGGCTGACGGCGGTGGTGATTGCGCTCGTCGTCGCCACCGTGCCCGATGTCGCGCGGGTGGCGCGGGGTGCGGCGATCGGCGTGATGGGCCAGGAATTCATGGAGGCCGGCCGCGCCGTCGGCGTCTCTGACAGCGAGCTGATCTGGCGCTACCTGACGCTCAACTGCATTTCGACGATCTTCGTGTTCCTCACCCTGCGCTTCGGTCAGATCATCCTGATCGGCGCCGCGCTCGGCTTTCTCGGCATGGGCGCGCAGCCGCCGACCGCCGAACTCGGCATGATGGCGGCGCAGGGCCGCGACTTCCTGTTCATGGCGCCGCATATCGCGACGATCCCGAGCTGTGCCATTTTCGTGATCGTGCTGGCCGCCAACCTTCTGGGCGACGCATTCCGCGACGTCCTCGATCCGAGGCTGCAGACATGA
- a CDS encoding ABC transporter substrate-binding protein: MTGPASAQTLQLMKGIDAPHYDAQRTTWGPTSDIVNMFQDTLVALDWDGRTPVPYLAKSWTISEDGRTYTFKLRDDVSFCSGKKFTADDVVYSFKRLKDPAIKAPYAWRAGVIKELRATDPTTVEYELEEPYSELLLQLTMFTNVIHNKESVEALGKDYGIKGADGTGPWCFESWQPRTEIVLKRHDAYKWGPSMYKNKGPVKFEKLSVKIMPEESSRVAAMMAGQFDMTHQFPPQFIAQAKAAPMLTVTPAKPNFQLLYFGFKTTRPMVSDKRVREAMSIAINRAEIAKGVLLGNADPAFTIVDSDALDHDAGTKGIVKEDIERAKVLLDEAGWKIGSDGVREKDGIKLQPKVYYTQAGNTPRVAEAIQGYLRRIGVQWQLQPWDSTIASAKMAEQDYEIWSVTVPYLSAGDLMNIYFDSRNIPTPNRMNWKDAETDDWLKQGRSALTDTDRAKYYALVQQKVMREHLWMPVLNINMDQVANKKITDARPHMIYQNTFYKGLDVSRQK; the protein is encoded by the coding sequence ATGACGGGCCCGGCGTCGGCTCAGACGCTCCAACTGATGAAGGGGATCGACGCGCCGCATTACGATGCGCAGCGCACGACCTGGGGGCCGACCTCCGACATCGTCAACATGTTCCAGGATACGCTGGTCGCGCTCGACTGGGACGGCCGCACGCCGGTCCCCTATCTCGCCAAATCCTGGACCATCAGCGAGGACGGCCGGACCTATACCTTCAAGCTGCGCGACGACGTTTCGTTCTGCAGCGGCAAGAAATTCACCGCCGACGACGTCGTCTACAGCTTCAAGCGGCTGAAGGATCCCGCGATCAAGGCGCCCTATGCCTGGCGCGCCGGCGTCATCAAGGAGCTGCGCGCGACCGACCCCACCACCGTCGAATACGAGCTCGAGGAACCCTACTCCGAGCTGCTGCTGCAGCTCACGATGTTCACCAACGTCATCCACAACAAGGAGAGCGTCGAAGCGCTGGGCAAGGATTACGGCATCAAGGGCGCCGACGGCACCGGGCCCTGGTGTTTCGAGAGCTGGCAGCCGCGCACCGAGATCGTTCTGAAGCGCCACGACGCCTACAAGTGGGGTCCGTCGATGTACAAGAACAAGGGCCCGGTGAAATTCGAAAAACTCAGCGTCAAGATCATGCCCGAGGAATCCAGCCGCGTGGCGGCCATGATGGCCGGGCAGTTCGACATGACCCATCAGTTCCCGCCGCAGTTCATCGCGCAGGCCAAGGCCGCTCCGATGCTGACCGTGACGCCGGCAAAGCCGAACTTCCAGTTGCTCTATTTCGGCTTCAAGACAACGCGGCCGATGGTATCGGACAAGCGCGTGCGCGAGGCGATGAGCATCGCCATCAACCGCGCCGAGATTGCCAAGGGAGTGCTGCTCGGCAATGCCGATCCGGCCTTCACCATCGTCGATTCCGACGCGCTCGATCACGACGCCGGCACCAAGGGCATCGTGAAGGAGGACATCGAGCGCGCAAAAGTCCTGCTTGACGAAGCCGGCTGGAAGATCGGCAGCGACGGCGTCCGCGAGAAGGACGGCATCAAGCTACAGCCCAAGGTCTATTACACCCAGGCCGGCAACACGCCGCGGGTCGCCGAGGCGATCCAGGGCTATTTGCGCCGCATCGGCGTGCAGTGGCAACTGCAGCCCTGGGACTCGACCATTGCTTCCGCCAAAATGGCCGAGCAGGACTACGAAATCTGGTCGGTGACCGTGCCGTATCTATCGGCCGGCGACCTCATGAACATCTACTTCGATTCCCGCAACATCCCGACGCCCAACCGGATGAACTGGAAGGACGCCGAGACCGACGACTGGCTGAAGCAGGGCCGCTCCGCGCTGACCGACACCGACCGCGCCAAATATTACGCGCTGGTGCAGCAGAAGGTGATGCGAGAGCATCTGTGGATGCCGGTGCTCAACATCAACATGGATCAGGTGGCCAATAAAAAGATCACCGACGCCAGGCCGCACATGATCTACCAGAACACTTTCTACAAAGGGCTGGACGTGTCGCGCCAGAAATAA
- a CDS encoding mechanosensitive ion channel family protein, with translation MEDLLSKFEQIFGWVPQWAIGLGLVVGAIFIALFVYGIAARIVRRVVAARWPAVTLLLQRIAGPSRLALCLVAVALVLPLAPLNDVLREQLRHFFVVAVIALIGWITVRAVDMGAARYLQRFRLDTDENFLARKHVTQVRVFKRVIDTLIILIAISTALMTFESVKQYGVSLFASAGAAGLIVGLAARPLLSNLIAGVQIAITQPIRIEDAVIIENEWGWVEDIASTYVVVRLWDWRRMVVPLSYFIERPFQNWTRDTQSLIGAIAFHVDYCTDVSRIRQRLEQAVRESKLWDGAVVNLQVIEASPRAIELRALVSARSAPQSWDLRCEIREKLLAFIREEMPEAFPRERAMVSPPIADFGGAFEHGDERSRPVPARAHS, from the coding sequence ATGGAAGATCTTCTGTCAAAATTCGAACAGATATTTGGCTGGGTGCCGCAATGGGCAATCGGTCTCGGCCTCGTCGTGGGAGCTATTTTCATTGCACTGTTCGTCTACGGTATTGCCGCCAGAATCGTCAGGCGCGTAGTCGCAGCGCGCTGGCCGGCGGTGACGTTGCTCCTGCAGCGGATCGCCGGACCGAGCCGGCTGGCGCTCTGTCTGGTGGCGGTCGCGCTGGTGCTGCCGCTGGCGCCGCTGAACGACGTGCTGCGCGAACAGCTCCGGCACTTTTTCGTCGTCGCCGTCATCGCCCTGATCGGATGGATCACGGTTCGCGCCGTCGACATGGGGGCCGCCCGCTATCTGCAGCGGTTCCGCCTCGACACCGATGAGAACTTTCTCGCCCGCAAGCACGTCACCCAGGTTCGTGTCTTCAAGCGCGTGATCGATACGCTGATCATCCTCATCGCGATCTCGACCGCCTTGATGACTTTCGAATCCGTCAAGCAATACGGCGTCAGCCTGTTCGCGTCCGCCGGCGCCGCCGGCCTGATCGTCGGTCTGGCCGCAAGGCCGCTGCTCTCAAACCTGATCGCGGGGGTCCAGATCGCGATCACGCAACCGATCCGGATCGAGGACGCCGTCATCATCGAGAACGAATGGGGATGGGTCGAGGATATCGCCTCGACCTATGTCGTGGTCCGTCTCTGGGACTGGCGCAGGATGGTGGTCCCGCTGTCCTACTTCATCGAGCGTCCGTTCCAGAACTGGACCCGCGACACCCAATCGCTGATCGGGGCCATCGCCTTTCATGTCGATTACTGCACCGACGTCTCACGGATCAGGCAGCGGCTCGAGCAGGCCGTGCGCGAGTCCAAATTGTGGGATGGCGCCGTGGTCAATCTCCAGGTGATCGAGGCCAGCCCGCGGGCGATCGAACTCCGGGCGCTGGTCAGTGCCAGATCCGCACCGCAATCCTGGGATCTGCGCTGCGAGATCAGGGAAAAGCTGCTGGCCTTCATTCGCGAGGAAATGCCCGAAGCATTCCCGCGCGAGCGCGCCATGGTATCGCCCCCGATCGCCGATTTCGGCGGCGCGTTCGAGCATGGCGATGAGCGGTCGCGGCCGGTGCCGGCGCGGGCTCATAGCTGA
- a CDS encoding TetR/AcrR family transcriptional regulator, which produces MARQSERSAATIEGVLGAAQRLFMTRGFDAVSIDEIAAAAGIAKGGFYHHFSSKQSVFEAVLDRVQAELASQLESRLKSNTGKRTPETIAMNILAYLKAASAPGLRQLILIDGPVVLGWKRCWEIDDHHFFASIHSGLVAIMGPKASRRQVESAARLVAGATMEAALVTGSSENPVAVARVYCATLRSMLYGLQKHP; this is translated from the coding sequence ATGGCTCGGCAGTCGGAACGATCGGCGGCGACGATTGAGGGAGTGTTAGGCGCGGCTCAACGGCTCTTCATGACTCGAGGGTTCGATGCAGTCAGCATTGATGAGATCGCTGCAGCAGCCGGCATCGCGAAAGGCGGTTTCTATCACCACTTCTCGTCCAAACAGTCTGTATTCGAGGCGGTGCTCGATCGTGTACAGGCAGAGTTGGCGAGTCAGCTTGAATCGCGCCTTAAATCGAACACGGGGAAGCGCACACCCGAAACTATCGCGATGAATATTCTCGCCTATCTGAAGGCGGCCAGCGCCCCCGGATTACGGCAGCTAATTCTGATCGATGGGCCTGTCGTGCTGGGCTGGAAGCGATGTTGGGAGATCGATGATCATCACTTCTTTGCTTCGATCCATAGCGGCCTCGTCGCAATCATGGGACCGAAAGCTTCTCGGCGGCAAGTTGAGTCTGCCGCCCGGCTTGTTGCCGGAGCAACCATGGAAGCCGCGCTGGTGACTGGTAGCTCCGAAAACCCGGTTGCGGTCGCCCGGGTTTACTGTGCGACCTTGCGGAGCATGCTGTACGGACTCCAGAAACATCCGTGA
- a CDS encoding DUF2889 domain-containing protein: MSLENANKSRRLMHTRSVECEGFLRDDGLWEVEAWLRDTKPFTQRADRFREELKPGDPVHDIGVRLAIDEGMIIHEAQTMMRATPYPTCVEVEPILRRLIGERIGPGWRETVRRKIGRLETCTHLMELLGPAVTTLYQTMSYGRKPEGRDTLENQQNSGERPFFIGGCHSWRTDGPVVAAMFPQFATKPAARD, encoded by the coding sequence ATGTCTCTGGAAAATGCCAACAAATCGCGCCGCCTGATGCACACGCGATCGGTCGAGTGCGAAGGCTTTCTGCGCGACGACGGGCTCTGGGAAGTCGAGGCGTGGCTGCGGGACACGAAACCGTTCACCCAGCGCGCCGATCGTTTTCGCGAGGAATTGAAGCCGGGCGATCCCGTGCATGACATCGGCGTGCGGCTCGCCATCGATGAAGGCATGATCATCCACGAGGCGCAGACGATGATGCGCGCGACGCCCTACCCGACTTGTGTCGAGGTCGAGCCGATCCTGCGGCGCCTGATCGGCGAGCGCATCGGCCCGGGCTGGCGCGAAACGGTGCGGCGCAAGATCGGCCGGCTGGAGACCTGCACGCACCTGATGGAATTGCTCGGCCCCGCCGTGACCACGCTGTACCAGACCATGTCCTATGGCAGGAAACCGGAGGGACGCGACACGCTGGAGAACCAGCAGAACTCTGGTGAGCGTCCATTCTTCATCGGCGGCTGCCATTCCTGGCGCACCGACGGACCCGTAGTCGCCGCGATGTTCCCGCAGTTCGCGACCAAGCCGGCGGCGAGGGATTAA
- a CDS encoding NADPH:quinone oxidoreductase family protein: MKAVVVDNYNSIDGISIREIDTPGLAAGEVRVRIGAAAVGFVDGLKVQGLYQTKDPLPFVPGTEFAGTVDDVADNVSAFKPGMPVIGMARSGALAEYISVPSAALKHLPPQVPFEAGASFQANYLTGLYALEARASLQAGEILLVLGAAGGVGIAAVQIGKLMGARVIAAASTAEKRDFAAGFGADQTIDYTKADWRDTLKELTGGHGPDVIYDPVGGEVSLQAFRSIAWRGRHLVVGFASGTIPALAFNLPLLKGGALLGVDLAQIQRREPETHTRLMAQLFDWLASGKLQPVVGKIVPFENFREAFKTMQSRSALGKMIIKLG; this comes from the coding sequence ATGAAGGCCGTCGTTGTCGACAACTACAATTCGATTGACGGTATCTCGATCAGGGAGATCGATACGCCCGGCCTCGCCGCGGGCGAAGTCCGTGTCAGGATCGGCGCGGCGGCGGTCGGCTTCGTCGATGGCTTGAAGGTACAGGGTCTCTACCAGACCAAGGATCCGCTGCCGTTCGTGCCGGGAACGGAGTTTGCCGGAACGGTCGACGACGTCGCGGACAATGTCAGCGCCTTCAAGCCGGGCATGCCGGTGATCGGCATGGCCCGTTCCGGCGCGCTCGCCGAATATATCTCGGTGCCATCTGCCGCGCTCAAGCACTTGCCGCCACAGGTGCCGTTCGAGGCCGGCGCGTCGTTTCAGGCCAATTATCTGACCGGGCTTTACGCGCTGGAGGCCCGCGCCTCGCTTCAGGCCGGCGAGATATTGCTGGTGCTGGGCGCGGCCGGCGGGGTCGGCATCGCCGCCGTTCAGATCGGCAAGCTGATGGGCGCGCGGGTGATCGCAGCCGCCTCAACGGCCGAGAAGCGCGACTTCGCGGCTGGCTTCGGCGCCGATCAGACCATCGACTACACAAAGGCGGACTGGCGCGACACGCTAAAGGAATTGACCGGCGGCCATGGGCCCGATGTCATTTACGATCCCGTCGGCGGCGAGGTATCGCTGCAGGCGTTTCGCTCGATCGCCTGGCGCGGACGGCATCTCGTGGTCGGGTTCGCTTCGGGCACCATCCCGGCGCTGGCGTTCAACCTGCCGCTGCTCAAGGGCGGCGCCCTGCTCGGGGTCGATCTGGCGCAGATCCAGCGGCGCGAGCCGGAGACTCACACCCGGCTGATGGCGCAATTGTTCGATTGGCTGGCATCCGGCAAATTGCAGCCGGTGGTCGGCAAGATCGTGCCGTTCGAGAATTTCCGCGAGGCGTTCAAGACCATGCAGTCGCGATCGGCGCTGGGCAAGATGATCATCAAATTAGGCTGA
- a CDS encoding DUF3830 family protein produces MSQLIVRAGEFTFEARFEEQLAPKTVAAFRKAMPFESQAIHVRWSGEGVWMPLGDLDFGVSYENHTSYPAPGQIILYPGGISETEILLAYGGVHFASKMGQLAGNHFITLTSGLENLTAFGKTVLWKGAQKIRFEEV; encoded by the coding sequence ATGAGCCAACTGATTGTCCGCGCCGGTGAATTCACCTTTGAGGCCCGTTTCGAGGAGCAACTGGCGCCGAAGACGGTCGCCGCCTTCCGGAAGGCGATGCCGTTCGAGAGCCAGGCGATCCATGTCCGCTGGAGCGGCGAGGGTGTCTGGATGCCGCTCGGCGATCTCGATTTCGGCGTCTCCTACGAGAACCACACCAGCTACCCCGCGCCCGGCCAGATCATTCTTTATCCCGGCGGCATCAGCGAGACCGAAATCCTCTTGGCCTATGGCGGCGTGCATTTCGCCAGCAAGATGGGCCAGCTCGCTGGCAACCACTTCATCACCCTGACCTCGGGCCTTGAGAACCTGACCGCGTTCGGCAAGACCGTGCTGTGGAAGGGCGCGCAGAAGATCCGCTTCGAGGAAGTCTGA
- a CDS encoding nuclear transport factor 2 family protein, giving the protein MENAVRKLFERYESFFNQSLEGNSDMDEVASLYASHFIAASPAGVMTGKNDDQLKQVMAQGYAHYRAIGTKGMRIRHIRLSPIDEYHCVAHVSWTATYARKDQKDTTIDFDVHYLVQKLNGEAKVFGWVSGDEQALLKQHGIV; this is encoded by the coding sequence ATGGAGAACGCTGTAAGGAAGCTATTCGAGCGATACGAGAGCTTTTTCAATCAGTCCCTCGAAGGGAACTCGGATATGGATGAGGTCGCGTCGCTGTATGCCTCGCATTTCATCGCGGCCTCGCCTGCCGGGGTTATGACCGGGAAGAACGACGATCAGCTAAAGCAGGTCATGGCACAAGGATACGCGCACTATCGCGCGATCGGGACCAAGGGGATGCGGATTCGTCATATTCGTCTCTCACCGATCGATGAGTATCACTGCGTGGCCCACGTCTCTTGGACCGCGACTTATGCTCGCAAGGATCAGAAGGACACAACAATAGACTTCGATGTTCACTATCTGGTCCAGAAGCTAAACGGCGAGGCAAAGGTCTTCGGCTGGGTGTCGGGCGATGAGCAGGCGCTTCTAAAGCAGCACGGCATTGTCTAG